Sequence from the Meleagris gallopavo isolate NT-WF06-2002-E0010 breed Aviagen turkey brand Nicholas breeding stock chromosome Z, Turkey_5.1, whole genome shotgun sequence genome:
GAATGGTGCCTCTACCCTTCAGAGGttgtgctgaagggcagcaccACCCTAGGTAGCACACAGCTATTTATTTGGTGGAATCTACCAGACGGTGGAAATCCATCTACAGAACATTCCATGGAACAATCTCCCTCTGTCCTCGCACTGAGGTCTCAACCCCAGCACAAACATGTTGGTTACCtgaatgatttttgtttttttgttttttgttttgttttgtttttgtttttcttgagcTTTTATAGCTGAATTCACCCTCCTCTAACACAGCCATCATCCCATGAACAGCAGCTCTTCCGTGGAGCTTTTGAACTTCCACAGAGCTGtcaaagctttgttttgtttttccatttggagTGCTTCTCTTTTAGAGTATGAAAGGTTCATTTGCTTTAACGTTCtgctcttttaattttaaagccTGGTTTTGAATCTTCCAACCTGGGAAACACttgtcttaaaataatttcatcctTGGAGgcacatttaattttattctagatcaattttaaaatgaaattttatggAGAACAGTTTATGCTATTGAACACAAGAATGTGGAGCTGATGGAGAaagtccagaggaaggccacaagaaggatcggagggctggagcacctcttctatgaagaagacaggctgagggatctgggcttgttcagtctggagaggtCTCTGGGAAAACATCATTGAGGTCTTCCAGTGCTTGGAGGGAGCTTACAGAAAGGGGACTGACATTTTTCacggtctgatagtgacaggacaaggagggatgattttaaaccaaaagagggGAGATGTAGCTgagatgttagaaagaaatttcactcagagggcggtgaggccctggcacagctgcccagagaagctgcaggtgcccatccctgcaggtgttccaGGCCAAATTGGATGGGCCCTGTTCTGACCTGACCTGCTGGGCGGCAGCGCTCCCATGGCAGGGGCTCAGGGCTGGCTGGGCTTTGAGGTCTCTTCTcacccaaccattctgtggttctatgattctaggaatTTCTCCTGTGCCTCAGAACCATTTTAACCAGACCAGAAAATACTTGACTTCCAAAACGTTCTTAGTTTATATGCTTTAACTCATACTGAACTGAGATTAAATAAGCACACAGTTAAAGTCAAGCTGCTTTTATGCACATTCCTAAGCAGGGAAGGATGTAAGCAATTGTTTAATTTTTCCCTGTAACACGACCCCAGAGGTAAAGCAGGGCATGGCAGCAGCTATTTCTTGCTGAGCCTATTTGCACTCTGCTAATTGGAATGCTTCACAGGTCCACAGGAACTTCCCACTATGCTGATACTCACACGTGAGAACTGTGAGAGGGCTGGGAGGCTTTTCACACAAATGTACCTCAGAATTCCAAgtattgttttcatttgattAAACAAAGCAGTCAACTTTGCAGAAGACAGTTTATTAAATATGTGAATATTGGTCGCTACACCTAATTACAGACAAAATACTGTGAATAAAGCATGCACTTATCACAGACATCAATGACTATCTTGATTATctctgaaatgatttttaattctgtaaGTTTAAGGCTGTACcaatgcaaatattaaaaaacagaaataaaaagtcacTCTACAGCAGTAGCAAATGTCGTATGGACAGTGAAATCAACCTTTAACACAGCAGAACCACACATGTTAAAGACTATCACAGGGGGATAAAAACAGAGCTGAAGTGTGATAAAGATAAGAGTGTCTCTGGAAGTTACAATTGGAGAAAGTGAATACTCCAATTAACACAAGAGTGAACTCATGCTTCATTAAAGCCCAATTGCTGGATAAGCGAGCAAGGGATGAAATCCagaccattaaaaaaaaaaaaaaagaNNNNNNNNNNNNNNNNNNNNNNNNNNNNNNNNNNNNNNNNNNNNNNNNNNNNNNNNNNNNNNNNNNNNNNNNNNNNNNNNNNNNNNNNNNNNNNNNNNNNtggtcattctgtgattctgtttgaaaataagTTCTCATCGTTGTGTTGTAACTGAggatggtctttttttttttttatgtttacttGTTTAGAACCAGAAAGCAGAAcggcaggaaaaaaaactacagaTGGAAAATTACTTTCCTTACAATTCAAATTGGTAACTTACGTAGCTATTACAGATTGGTCTTTTACTGAAGTGCTGTAGGGGCCTGGACAGGGAAAATCCGAAGGGAAATCTCTTACAGACTGTCAGATTTATGAGTAATTTTGTAAGGATGCCAGTTTTTCTCACTAAAATGGATTTCTCATGCCCCACTCTCTCAATTGTTGACTTTTAAATATGCAGGTTTAATTTTGCtttaagaataaattaaaaatactactAGTAGGATCATCATGGTACTCAGCTGAGGAAATAACTTGTATGTGTTGGATGTCTCCCTCATTTTCCCAAGTAGGATTTCTTCTGTTTATCACTGATAAATtctcttaaattatttttttcagtacagtGGATGGCAGGTGGATAATGACTGAGTTCTGGAGCAATCTATTacttaaagtaaataaataaagctctctgagcaggaaagaaaaaaaacagtaattcaaGTTTCCTCTGAATCTCTCCATAAATGTACGATACTATAGCAAGAGTTGCACTAAAAGCAAAGATCATAGTCTTTCTTGGTTTCTGATCCTAGTccaaaaacagcaaataaaattttaCTCTTACAAGTGTCTTAAAGCTTTCTGAATCATAGCATCTGCTTCATGATAAATGTGAGTACATTTAGTTCTTATTTTTTAGCTGACAGTAATGTATTAAAAAGTAGTCTCCTTTTTCTTGCCTGAGTCACCATATTGTCTGATTTCCAACCACGCACCCAGATTTATACATTTGAAGATAAGCTAGCACTGGCAGAAGGGTACTGGGTGTCATGCCAAGTtctcaggcaaaaaaaaattaaaactgtagAATGTACGTGCAGACTTGATGACCTTAGCTTGTGCTCTCTTAGAAGTGCTTCAGTTCCTGTATAGTTATTGTATTGTCTCCAGAATTCATGAGAAGATCTGAGCTAGCTGCAACTGAGAAATGTTGAATCATAACTTGTTGGCAGGATCTCACAGCCCTTGCATCTATCAGAGCACACATCCTGCTATCTTTCAACATCTTGTGCTCATTACTGTTGTTTTCAGATAGAATTTCTGCATGAATTGAATAACAGATTGTCACTTTATGTACAAGAACATATGCAGGCTTACTGTTGGTCTCATCCTTACTTATTTCATACGTAAAAACTGTACTACAGTTTGAGGTGATTAGCATGGAAAAGTAGGCCCTGGAAATATATTACACTGTTATCATACTTTCCTTGATTCACTGTATTTCAAATGTAGAATCTGATAAGTTTACCATACATTTGAAAGGGAGGTTATCTGATCATGTACCGTAGCTGTAGCTCCAGAAGTGGCTTGGAAAGAGGTAGGGTCTAACTTGAGACAGaaacctttattttaaaatgtatttgtatgtaTGATAGCTTAAGGAAGCTATTTCAGGTTgtgaaatgagaaaaggaaaattaaaccTTCTTATTTATACCGTTTTGGATGGGAGCAAAGCTTTGAAGATTAGTGTGTTCATCATAATGTCATATTACACAGTGATTTTTAATTCCACAAAGTTAGAATTGGGCCACAGAAATCAAGTAAAtctttctaatatttttctgtcattctcaCCAGGTTTCCAGAATAAAAATAGGGTTGCAATCCTGGCAGAACTAGacaaggagaagagaaaattaCTTATGCAAAACCAGTCTTCCACAAATCACCCTGGAGCCAGGTATTTTCTGTTCTTAGACCTGTGTGGATATCACTCATTAAATTGAAGGGCGGGGGGGAAAGAAATTACAGAGCAAGCTGTAAACTTACTTAAACAGTTACCAGTAGTGTTTGCTAGCCATCCTCAGTAATCAGTCAGAGACTCTTTGCACACTAGGACCACATTAATATTTAAAGTTGTTCACCAGAAGTGAATTTTGGCTTACTTAATTTCCATTTGAGAGGGAGGGAAACAGGTATGCTTGCTCAACTAAAGTCTATCTTAAAGAATAATTAGGGAATAAGTACCTAGAAAGCATTTAATattataattaatattaataaaagctAAAATGCTCCAAGGAATGTAGGTAGCATGCTATAAACTTCAAGGTACTGTCTAGAGTACAGTTCTAAAAGTGAGTTATCCCTGCATACAAGACAAAGTCAGTTCATACTACTTCCAATCTTTTTGAAATAGAGACTGTGTTGTAAGGATGGTTCTATTAGGTGTTCATTAGGTGTAATGATCTAAATTAAATTTAGAAGCTTTTGTCAAGATGTCTCCTATTTAAGGAAGAGAACCTACAGATTTTTGTCTTGAATCAGTAGCTGGAAGATCTCACATCAGCTGACACGAAGAAATGGAGAATGTTGTGCTTTGGGGTCAGCATGAAGCACATGCAATGCCGATTCTAGACACAGTTTTACATCCGATATCTGTGCAAGAGTTAGATATTCTGAATACAGACTGAGTTCTGCTGACACTTTCTTGAAGGAGACTCTAGATCACCTTTAATTCTTCCTTGCTGTGTGTGGAATATTTGAAATCACCTCAGCTAGATCTCTTCCGTAACTCAGTACACAGGTATGATTCAAATGCAACTACTGGTTTGGGAAGAAAATAGTCATACCATTGTGTACAAACACCTTCAGACAAAAATACTTCCACTCTTCACTGCAGGTCCGGCAAGTTTCAGGAGTGgttgtttggtttcttttttatttattgagaTAAACATTATGCCAGTGAGTGGAATTAGAGCCTGCTATTTTCAAAGGGGACAGAGCAGCAGACACACTCTCTGCTTTGGCATGGTGGACTGACTGATGCATGGTTTTTGAGCCACTTTCAATTCTGTGGATGGAATGTTATGCTATGGGCTTTGAACCATGGAGTCAGCCAAAATAAGACCATGGAATTTCTGCAAATTTGGTAGAAAAAAGCTACATGTATGCAAACATGTATTATAGCCAACACAGCCTGTATAAGTGTGAATGAGGCAGCTGAGCACAAGGGAATCCTCTCTCTCAATTCAGAAAGTATATCAAAAAATGTCAGCTTATGACAAAAcctcaaaacaaaaatcatactAAAAAGTTAGAGGAGACAGAATTGAATGCAACAGAAACACCTTCAATATAAAgtgaaaatattatcttttaaatgaaatgagtagtatttttttccagcagtgatgcttatcttcatttttgtcatgaaatatgtttaaatGATTTCTGGCTTACATTATACTACTTTAGGTGATCTTACACTTAGATCTTTTTCAAAAGCAACCATGCTCATGAAATATTACGTAGCAAATCAGCTGTTGACATCATTGCTGCTAGGAGAAATCAGCTCATGAGTTTCCTTGGATCCCTTGTTGTTCTTCATACTTCTGTTTCTAACTGAGTGGAGCTGGACTTTGAGCACCAGTATCTAGAGCCAGTTTGAGAGAGAGTTATCAGCTGCCTTGTATTACAGCTCTAATGGGCATCTTCACTGATTTTTATCTGGAGGATGACTGTGCATTTTAATATATAGAGTGAGGGAAaacatctgctttttatttcttatgttcGCTTAGCGAGTTGAATTAGTCTCAAGATAcaagagcaaaataaatctgCTTATAAACTTTAATTTGAAACCTAATATAAGCTGCACTGACGTAAGCAAAATCAATTTTGCGTACCCTAAGCTGTTGTAATTGTTTTGGTTATGTTAATAGGAAGCTTTTTTTACTACAAGCAGTGAACGTGCTGTCCAAGAACTGATTCTTACGCTGAGGATTGCAGAGCTCCTGTTAGTGCTTCTGTTCATAAAAATGATTTGGGACAATCACGGAGTGACTGAGAAATGGTGAAAACACAAAGCTGCAGTTCTGAAAACTGCTGATGATTATATCCCACTTgttccactgacttcagtgggacTTCACCACTGGGCAAAATCCACAACAGGCTTCAGGACTGTGAGCCTTCCAGGTTTAGTTTGTCATCTGTTGGTTTTGCTAGGTCAAATGATACAGCTGTGATGATCTCTGTACTTTCCCTGTCTTACTTAAGTTAACAAATAGCAGTTTTCCAATTAATAGTTCAAGTCGAGCCGTGAGTCAAGTAAATCCTAAGATGTGGAGGTTATGGTAGTTTAATCTATGATATAATCTTGTTCTTTTTTGCAGCATTGCACTTGCACGATCACCTCTAAACAAGGATTTCCGTGACCATGCTGAGCAACAGCACATTGCAGCTCAGCAGAAGGCTGCACTGCAGGTAAGCTAATACAGAAGGGTTCCATTCAGTTTAGCTCTGTTTCAGGCATGCATCCCTCCAGAGAGCAGTCCTGCTCCTAGGGAGAATGAAAAAATCTTTAGCAGATAGGTTTCACACAGTTGTCACAACTGAAGTATTGTCTTTTGTTCTGAAGTTCTGTCTCTTGTCTCAGTATGGTTGGGGGGTTGTAACATATAGCATAATCACAGACACTTTGTACATCTCTGTCAGTTTCATCCAGTTTAGAAATGTCTCTTGAACTGTAGGGAGAGCACAAGTGGTACAGATTTCCTTCTTTGAATCTGAGGAGGTGCCAAGTAAATACCCTGCAGTTCTGAGTGATACAACAGAAGACTTGGGAACCTGAGTTTTACATTTACAGACTATCTTGCTCATGTTGCGTGAGGTTGATTTCAGTGTTGAAATTGGAAATTGAACAAGAAAGTCAGTGCACAGCcacttgttttcttgctgttccAACATGACTTGACAGAgagcagtgggaaaaaaattggAGATGCAAAACTAACAACcctgtttctgtattttatgtgttgttgtatttcttttaactgTTAAAAGCCACAGATTGCCTAGTCCTTCATCCAGAAAGGACTGTATAGGATTGTACAAAGGCTGTCTAGAGCCATAGGCAGCAGATGTCCCCTTCCTGTGAGCAAGCATATGTACATCATTTGAGTAGAATGCTGATGTCCTAGAAGTGTGTGATTGTATGGTGTTTGTACATGCAACCTCAGGTTGAGTGACACTACTGATGCACCCTTCTGGTATACAGTCACATGTAACATCAACCATGTACCTAGACTTGTGAGTTGATTATTGATGGGAGTGCAAGTGTGAGATCTTTGAGAAGAGTGGCCAGGAGTTCATTACCACTGGGATTTCAAGAGAAGAGAGCAGTAGAGAATGGCCAAGTTAATACAGCTGATGAGCCCTTCTCAAATATGTCTGATTTAAAGTGGCATTATTAAATTGGAATATCAGAGCATAAGAGCAGACTGGGAGAAATACTGCTTAGTGCTGCAGAAACTATAGTCTTGAATTGTATCAGTGCTACAGGGAGTTGTcctttaacaaatatttttcttctttcagcatgCACATGCACATTCCTCAGGATACTTCATAACTCAAGACTCTGCATTTGGAAATCTTATTCTTCCTGTCTTACCTCGACTTGAAGTGGAATGAGTGATGCTGTTTCTCGGAACTGTGGAGTCTGATTCTAGCCATAGCAGGACTGCCTGaccttttaattcttttatttttgactCTTAAATCCTTAAATCATTCGGGATTCTTGTGGTTGCCTTTGGAAGTGCAAACTCAACTAATGAAAAAGCAGTGTTCTTGAACAGAGGTTTTATTTCGTATTTCAGGCTAAGGTCAAACATAAGACCTCCCTGGTGTGTCAAGTGCATGGTGCTTACTCAtatcttcctttttaaataaatatccaAACCAGAGTCATCAAGAGATGTACACAATAATAAAGATCATAAGTGCTGACCAAGTATGCAAGTACCACTTTTTCTACtttgatgaaaaagaaagacactttttttctgtcaaagcAGACATGAATTTATTATGCACGTCAGTAAGTCacctttttttaattgacatGCAGGAACATTACTGGTATAATGCTGTTTGCTGTTACAACATTACATGGTCTTCACAAGTCCTTTGTTGTAGTGTACCTACCTCTTTATTTTGTGAActatgaaaatgaattaaagtCACCaagaagagtggaaaaaaaacaattgtttcAAGCAGTCtctcaataaaataaaagaatcctCTAATTTCAGATTGAAAGTGTGCAAGGACATTTCAGATCAAGGATCAGGGAGTTGTGTCTTTTTCAATACTTCAAGtgtgttttgtctttgctttattctttgccttttttatttgTGATAACCAACTGCATCTCCATGCTGAAGGAAAATGTATTGCTCTTAATTTTGTGATTGTGGTTATGCTACCAATATAAAGTATCTTACAGTGAAAAATAGTCCTTACATAGCCATTTTTGTGTCTTCACAGCTTTAGTAATAAAACTGTACCTTGATTGTTTTTCCTATGGAGGCAAGgttcaagaaacaaaaaagagaactgAGGTGAAAGTCAGCAGTTAGAACACATTGTTAAATTGATGCTCATTTGAAGCACATCTGTCTTGTGCAAAAACCTTAGCTGTCCTGTCCTGGGGTTGTAGAAGTGATTTCGGGAGCGTGGACAGCAGATAAGAAGTGCAGAGAACAGTCTGCTGAAATACTAAGTGGCATTGCAGGGTAtcttttctctgtctgaagGAGATTGCCTCAACCTGGTGAGCATTACTGAGTTACAGGCACTATTAAGAATTCCATTTCTTATGTGTGAGAGCAGAGCAAGGGCCAAGAGATCGGTGAAGGTATGAAGGAAATGCCACCACTTCCATGTATATCAGCTGAGTATGGAGCTGTGCAGAAACTGTGATGTATTAAaactcttttaaaaagaatcGTATGGAAGAAGTTTGATAGGGCTTAAAGATGTTAATTGCATATCAGCTATGCATCAAATGCATCAAAAGCATCAAATGCTTTTTGAGGGATTTGATGTGGTGAGTCATGGGAATGATTATGGTTTTTATGGATGCAGAAAATAATGGTAGAGAAAAGGgttttgtcatttctgttttcagtggaaGGGTCTCTCtaggttgttctttttttaattacgAAGAGTAATTTCACCACAAAGTTGTTCTGACCACTCAAATGATTCATCAGTATGAGCTGAACACGCAGAGGCTTTGGAGAAAAGGATCTGGTAATCTGTGTGTACGGAAGAGGATGAATCATTCAAGGCTTGGAAATACAAGGTAAAGAAGGTTAAGTAGATACAGCAaaaagttttgattttattgttgTAGATGTGTCTGAAAAGCAGCCTGTACTTTTCACATTGAAggacttttctgtttctttgagaAAAGTTATGAGTATCTGCTTTCTTTGGAAACGATCATTGCTGTCAGTGTTGGTGTACAGACTGCATACGATCCAAGCAATGAAGCAGTTTCTCCTTTGTGAAACTAGTTGCTCTACAGAAGTAGCTTAAACTTGCTGACTGTGTTGTTTTCATCTCAGGTAGTGAAAGATCTGCTTTTGGACATCTGGGGACTGACTCAGAGGTAgctgaaagagggaaaaaaattgacGCAAGTGttgtaatatttttaaactgtaatgCCTAAAATTATTCTATGTAATTGTGATGCACTTGTTGATATATCTAGATATAATTAACTGTAAGAGATACAAAAGCTATATGTAGAAGCTTCTGTCTTAGAAACCACCCTCTAGCAATTAGTGTCAGTTGCATCAATTTGTCTTGGCAtacttactttttcttttccactacTAATCAGTATTAGAATCATTAATCTGTATCTGTATGTAATCTCCATAAAGTAACCTCAGCAAAAGCTTTTCTACTATTGAAATTGACTGCATGTTCCAATTCCAGTCAGTAGTAGTTAGCATATATACCTGCAGGAGGACGTGCCTGGGCTGCCATGCATCTGGCAGCATCCATTACCATGGTCACTTAAAAACAGGAGGCTTGTAGTCTGGTGCAGATCAGTTTACTTAAGAGCACTTTCACACATGTAGTgtgtgaaacatttttatttcatttgctgcAACATTAATTATTGTTTCCAATTAGCATGGTTTGTTGATGTAGAGTCTTATCAGAGCCTTTGTATGCTCCAGGTGCTGGATAAGAGCTAGCCCTGAAAATGAGTACTCCTTACACTCAACAGCTATCAtcagtgagcacagtgaggttgGGGTTAAGTGATGCCAAGAGCCATAATTTGTCCAGATATAAAGAAGTCATGAACTGAAGCACTGAAAGAACTGAACCACAGCTCCTATCTTTGTAGCtgtctgctctttttcttttactgagaAACATTCCCCTCCTCATGTTTTGAGATACTAAAGTCATTCATCTTCCTATCAATATAGGCTGGAAGATGTTCAGGTTTTAACACAAGCAGCCTGATCTGTACAGCCACATGTGGTTCCTCCAGGATTTGAGTTTCCagtttttattaatgtttttcacTTTAATGATGTCCCAGAAGCAAAGTTATAAAAGTACTAGAAATTATTAGAAATAACTTATACCCCCTTCAcattattagaaagaaattatgcCCTCTGATACCTCTTACTGGGAACTTCCTACTTGTTTTGATGCGTGTTCAATCTGTTAAAATAGCCAAATGCTACTTCTGACatattttcagatgctttttcaGTATGTTACCTCAATCCTTACAAGAGGAAAACTTAAGTTACTGTTATTCATCTTCAGTTCTGCTGATGGAGAAGAATACAGGGGGGTTGCAATGCAGGAAGGCACTCAGCCCATGGAGCTGTGGGGATTTCATGGGAGGCACCACCTGGAGACTTCCTCCACATCCCACACTAGG
This genomic interval carries:
- the INIP gene encoding SOSS complex subunit C, encoding MQNQSSTNHPGASIALARSPLNKDFRDHAEQQHIAAQQKAALQHAHAHSSGYFITQDSAFGNLILPVLPRLEVE